A region from the Bacillus thuringiensis genome encodes:
- a CDS encoding LacI family DNA-binding transcriptional regulator yields MVTINEIAKLCNVSNATVSRVLNNHPYVNSEKREKIIKVMQEFNYTPSSIARNLRINKTQTIALSIPNIDHPFFGKLAREISKELLKHNYKLLIYQTFYEKKIELELLSLLKNKAVDGVILASLENSWENIEHYLAYGPIILCNEYEENAPIPIICYDEFEAGYKAVKHLISKGHKKIGFCFDSLNSQAQLKRQQGYLHALKEKQLPFNKKWLFGDAITINDGFRIFEKLDKLKDKPTALFTGNDQVAAGVIKGATIKGYSIPTDLAVCGYDNQLICTVTSPAISTIDIPIVKLSKRTVNEILIYINTDESIKRKIIEYPTNLIIREST; encoded by the coding sequence ATGGTAACAATTAATGAAATAGCTAAATTATGTAATGTATCAAATGCTACGGTTTCAAGAGTTCTAAATAATCATCCTTATGTAAATTCAGAAAAACGTGAGAAAATAATAAAAGTTATGCAAGAATTCAACTATACTCCTAGTTCTATTGCAAGGAATCTTAGGATAAATAAGACACAAACCATTGCACTATCAATTCCCAATATAGATCATCCCTTTTTCGGAAAATTAGCTAGAGAAATTTCTAAAGAATTATTAAAGCATAATTACAAATTGCTAATTTATCAGACTTTTTATGAGAAAAAAATTGAACTTGAATTACTTTCCTTACTAAAGAATAAGGCTGTAGATGGTGTAATTCTCGCATCCCTAGAAAATAGTTGGGAAAATATAGAGCATTATTTAGCATATGGGCCCATAATACTTTGTAATGAGTATGAGGAAAATGCACCTATTCCGATAATTTGTTACGATGAATTTGAAGCTGGATACAAAGCTGTTAAACATTTAATAAGCAAAGGTCATAAAAAAATTGGCTTTTGTTTTGATTCTCTTAATAGTCAAGCACAATTAAAACGCCAACAAGGTTATCTGCATGCCTTAAAAGAAAAACAATTACCATTCAATAAAAAATGGCTATTTGGCGATGCAATTACTATTAATGATGGGTTTAGAATTTTTGAGAAGCTAGATAAATTAAAAGATAAACCTACTGCATTATTTACAGGAAATGATCAAGTTGCTGCTGGAGTCATTAAAGGAGCTACTATTAAAGGGTATTCTATTCCAACTGACTTAGCTGTTTGTGGTTATGATAATCAATTAATTTGTACAGTTACATCCCCAGCAATTAGTACTATTGATATTCCAATTGTTAAACTGAGTAAACGAACCGTTAACGAGATACTAATATATATAAATACAGATGAATCTATTAAACGTAAAATTATTGAATATCCTACTAACTTAATTATTCGTGAATCTACATAA
- a CDS encoding methyltransferase — protein sequence MKMKRKIMMTTALAATLATSALSTTSVFAAEKETPIQQKEAQMSIQPLAQNNLETAVNAALNGPEVKKIKVFEHEFNVKEIEVVNLGAGKKYVKGQISHHLSFRPDDQFYYEFTVQDGKVVDKPVFNIDRGGWTPFAAPLLSILAAYNGIPVNPNDLNTLGQQIGKVIDGSWEHAAQSIATVVSLSFNE from the coding sequence ATGAAGATGAAAAGAAAAATCATGATGACAACAGCACTTGCAGCTACATTAGCTACAAGCGCACTATCTACTACATCAGTGTTTGCTGCAGAAAAAGAGACTCCTATCCAACAAAAAGAGGCTCAAATGAGTATTCAACCATTAGCACAAAATAATTTAGAAACAGCTGTTAATGCTGCCTTAAATGGTCCAGAAGTCAAAAAAATAAAAGTATTTGAGCATGAATTTAACGTAAAAGAAATAGAAGTAGTAAATTTAGGTGCAGGAAAAAAATATGTTAAGGGACAAATTTCTCATCATTTAAGTTTCCGTCCAGATGACCAATTTTATTATGAGTTTACTGTGCAAGATGGAAAGGTAGTAGATAAGCCTGTATTTAATATTGATAGAGGTGGTTGGACACCATTTGCTGCTCCACTTTTATCAATTCTTGCTGCGTATAATGGAATTCCAGTTAATCCAAATGATTTAAATACACTTGGTCAGCAGATTGGTAAAGTTATAGATGGAAGCTGGGAACATGCAGCCCAATCTATCGCAACTGTAGTTAGTCTAAGTTTTAATGAGTAG